A window from Streptomyces sp. NBC_00271 encodes these proteins:
- a CDS encoding L,D-transpeptidase family protein, producing the protein MRCGSTGVLLALLVVMPVEGAAAAGPPAPGPGSELVPGVPPGPRHPWQVDTPDQMLPPKVYTPSAQEDAVEPRDAPAETDALIEYIPLSEALAGKSVTCSKLTGPYQRQVERWLKRKVDGKQSAGDCAAIRAFQTKEGIKPNTGFAGPVTWARMQLLSAKKNPNAAGKCPVRSYRVACVDLTRQLTWVQKGKKVLWGPVPMRSGRAGYRTRTGWFKVYWKHKSHWSTLYNTPMPYSQFFSGGEAFHAIYGSIYDPNGSYGCVNLRLADARSLWNVTKTNDHVYVWGRRAGT; encoded by the coding sequence ATGAGATGCGGGAGCACGGGGGTGCTCCTCGCGCTGCTGGTGGTGATGCCGGTGGAGGGCGCGGCGGCGGCCGGGCCCCCGGCGCCCGGGCCGGGAAGCGAGCTGGTGCCCGGCGTGCCGCCGGGGCCCCGTCATCCGTGGCAGGTGGACACACCGGACCAGATGCTGCCGCCCAAGGTGTACACACCGAGCGCGCAGGAGGACGCCGTCGAACCGAGGGACGCCCCCGCGGAGACGGACGCGCTCATCGAGTACATCCCGCTCAGCGAGGCCCTCGCGGGCAAGTCCGTGACGTGCAGCAAGCTGACCGGGCCGTACCAGCGGCAGGTCGAGCGGTGGCTGAAGCGGAAGGTCGACGGGAAGCAGTCGGCGGGCGACTGCGCCGCCATCCGGGCGTTCCAGACGAAGGAGGGGATCAAGCCGAACACGGGTTTCGCCGGGCCTGTCACCTGGGCCCGGATGCAGCTGCTGTCCGCGAAGAAGAACCCGAACGCGGCCGGGAAGTGTCCCGTGCGTTCGTACCGCGTCGCGTGTGTGGACCTGACCCGGCAGCTCACCTGGGTGCAGAAGGGGAAGAAGGTGCTGTGGGGACCGGTGCCGATGCGCAGCGGCCGGGCCGGGTACCGGACCAGGACCGGCTGGTTCAAGGTCTACTGGAAGCACAAGAGCCACTGGTCGACGCTGTACAACACCCCGATGCCGTACAGCCAGTTCTTCAGCGGCGGAGAGGCCTTCCACGCCATCTACGGCAGCATCTACGACCCGAACGGCTCGTACGGCTGTGTCAATCTGCGCCTGGCCGACGCCCGCTCCCTGTGGAACGTCACCAAGACGAACGACCACGTGTACGTGTGGGGCCGCAGGGCCGGCACCTGA
- the alr gene encoding alanine racemase — MNDTAPLRARAEIDLAALRANVRTLRAHAPSAALMAVVKSDAYGHGAVPCARAALEAGATWLGTATPEEALALRAAGLTDSRIMCWLWTPGGPWREAIEADLDVSVSGMWALREVTAAAEAAGTAARVQLKADTGLGRGGCQPADWPELVREALRDEERGLIDITGLWSHFACADEPGHPSIRAQLDRFREMVTYAEQRGVRPEVRHIANSPATLTLPESHFDLVRTGIAVYGISPSPEIGTPADFGLRPVMTLSASLALVKHVPGGHGVSYGHHYVTAGATTLGLVPVGYADGVPRHASGTGPVLVGGKWRTVAGRVAMDQFVVDLGGDEPVPGAEAILFGPGDRGEPTAEDWARAAGTIAYEIVTRIGTRVPRVYVNKEQGG, encoded by the coding sequence ATGAACGACACAGCACCCCTGCGCGCCCGCGCAGAGATCGACCTGGCCGCCCTGCGGGCCAACGTGCGGACCCTGCGTGCCCACGCGCCGTCCGCGGCCTTGATGGCCGTGGTCAAGTCCGACGCGTACGGCCACGGGGCGGTCCCGTGCGCCCGTGCGGCGCTGGAGGCGGGCGCCACCTGGCTCGGCACCGCCACCCCCGAGGAGGCCCTCGCGCTGCGCGCGGCCGGCCTGACCGACAGCCGCATCATGTGCTGGCTGTGGACGCCCGGCGGGCCGTGGCGGGAGGCCATCGAGGCCGACCTCGACGTGTCGGTGAGCGGGATGTGGGCCCTGCGGGAGGTCACCGCCGCCGCCGAGGCGGCCGGGACGGCCGCCCGGGTCCAGCTCAAGGCCGACACCGGGCTCGGGCGCGGCGGCTGCCAGCCCGCCGACTGGCCCGAACTCGTGCGCGAGGCGCTGCGCGACGAGGAACGCGGGCTGATCGACATCACCGGTCTGTGGTCGCACTTCGCCTGCGCCGACGAACCCGGGCATCCCTCCATCCGTGCCCAACTGGACCGTTTCCGCGAGATGGTGACGTACGCCGAGCAGCGGGGCGTGCGCCCCGAGGTGCGGCACATCGCGAACTCGCCGGCCACGCTGACCCTCCCCGAGAGCCACTTCGACCTCGTACGGACGGGGATCGCGGTCTACGGCATCTCGCCCAGCCCCGAGATCGGCACCCCGGCCGACTTCGGGCTGCGCCCGGTGATGACACTGAGCGCGTCCCTCGCGCTGGTGAAGCACGTACCGGGGGGCCACGGAGTCAGTTACGGGCATCACTACGTCACCGCGGGTGCCACCACCCTCGGCCTCGTCCCCGTCGGCTACGCGGACGGCGTGCCGCGCCACGCCTCCGGCACCGGACCGGTGCTGGTGGGCGGCAAGTGGCGGACGGTGGCGGGGCGGGTCGCGATGGACCAGTTCGTGGTCGACCTGGGCGGGGACGAGCCGGTGCCCGGTGCGGAGGCGATCCTGTTCGGTCCGGGCGACCGGGGCGAGCCGACCGCCGAGGACTGGGCGCGGGCGGCGGGGACGATCGCGTACGAAATCGTCACCCGGATCGGAACCCGAGTGCCGCGCGTATACGTGAATAAGGAACAAGGCGGGTAA
- a CDS encoding alpha/beta fold hydrolase, protein MSESSAEAVTDVAAAAVASAAGNWRKAGIAGVAIGVVAAGAAAGVAIERLTVGRGMRNKARLALDSTGPYGSLRGTPGKAYADDGTELYYEVDDIEQDVTFTPRRRRLFGRKAPAPVTVVFSHGYCLNQDSWHFQRAALRGVVRTVHWDQRSHGRSGRGVAQTKDGTPVSIDQLGQDLKAVIDAAVPEGPIVLVGHSMGGMTVMALADRYPDLVRERVVAVALVGTSSGRLGEVNFGLPVAGVNAVRRVLPGVLKALGQQAALVERGRRATADLFAGIIKRYSFASRDVDPAIVRFAERMIEGTPIDVVAEFYPAFTEHDKTEALAYFAELPVLVLAGVGDMVTPSEHSEAIADLLPDAELVLVPDAGHLVMLEHPEVVIDRLADLLMRAGAVPAGATVGGYGSTSSSAQPG, encoded by the coding sequence GTGAGCGAGAGCAGCGCGGAGGCCGTGACGGACGTCGCCGCGGCGGCCGTCGCCTCCGCCGCCGGGAACTGGCGCAAGGCCGGTATCGCCGGCGTCGCCATAGGCGTGGTCGCCGCGGGCGCCGCCGCCGGAGTCGCCATAGAGCGGCTGACGGTGGGCCGTGGCATGCGCAACAAGGCCCGCCTCGCGCTCGACTCGACGGGCCCGTACGGCTCGCTGCGCGGCACGCCCGGCAAGGCGTACGCCGACGACGGCACCGAGCTGTACTACGAGGTGGACGACATCGAGCAGGATGTGACGTTCACCCCACGCCGGCGCCGGCTCTTCGGACGCAAGGCCCCGGCCCCCGTCACCGTCGTCTTCAGCCACGGATACTGCCTCAACCAGGACTCCTGGCACTTCCAGCGGGCCGCGCTGCGCGGGGTGGTGCGCACGGTGCACTGGGACCAGCGCAGTCACGGCCGCTCCGGGCGCGGGGTCGCGCAGACGAAGGACGGCACGCCCGTCTCCATCGACCAGCTCGGCCAGGACCTGAAGGCCGTCATCGACGCGGCCGTGCCCGAGGGACCGATCGTGCTGGTGGGGCACTCCATGGGCGGGATGACCGTCATGGCGCTGGCCGACCGGTATCCGGACCTCGTCCGCGAGCGGGTCGTCGCCGTCGCGCTCGTCGGTACGTCGTCGGGGCGGCTCGGCGAGGTCAACTTCGGGCTGCCCGTCGCGGGCGTCAACGCGGTGCGCCGGGTGCTCCCCGGGGTGCTGAAGGCGCTCGGTCAGCAGGCCGCCCTGGTGGAGCGGGGGCGGCGGGCCACGGCCGACCTGTTCGCGGGGATCATCAAGCGGTACTCGTTCGCGTCCCGGGACGTCGACCCGGCCATCGTGCGCTTCGCCGAACGGATGATCGAGGGCACTCCGATCGACGTCGTCGCGGAGTTCTACCCGGCGTTCACCGAGCACGACAAGACCGAGGCCCTCGCGTACTTCGCCGAACTGCCGGTACTGGTGCTGGCCGGGGTCGGCGACATGGTGACACCGAGTGAGCACAGCGAGGCGATCGCGGACCTGCTGCCGGACGCCGAACTGGTGCTCGTCCCGGACGCCGGGCATCTGGTCATGCTGGAGCACCCCGAGGTGGTCATAGACCGTCTCGCCGACCTTCTGATGCGCGCGGGCGCCGTCCCGGCAGGGGCTACCGTGGGTGGCTATGGAAGCACCAGCAGCAGCGCACAACCCGGCTGA
- the tsaE gene encoding tRNA (adenosine(37)-N6)-threonylcarbamoyltransferase complex ATPase subunit type 1 TsaE, which yields MEAPAAAHNPAEPAAEGVNVRITVNSPEQMRELGLHLAKLLRAGDLVMLNGELGAGKTTLTRGLGEGLGVRGAVTSPTFVIARVHPSLGDGPPLVHVDAYRLGGGLDEMEDLDLDVSLSDSVIVVEWGEGKVEELTDDRLDVVIHRAVGDTTDEVRHVTLTGLGERWATTDLSVLAA from the coding sequence ATGGAAGCACCAGCAGCAGCGCACAACCCGGCTGAGCCCGCCGCCGAGGGCGTGAACGTCCGGATCACCGTCAACTCGCCAGAACAGATGCGGGAGTTGGGCCTTCACCTGGCCAAGCTGCTGCGCGCGGGCGATCTCGTGATGCTGAACGGGGAGCTCGGCGCGGGCAAGACGACGCTGACCCGCGGGCTCGGCGAGGGGCTCGGCGTACGCGGCGCGGTCACCTCGCCGACGTTCGTGATCGCCCGTGTGCACCCCTCCCTCGGTGACGGTCCGCCGCTCGTGCACGTGGACGCGTACCGGCTGGGCGGCGGGCTCGACGAGATGGAGGACCTCGACCTCGACGTGTCGCTCTCCGACTCGGTGATCGTCGTGGAGTGGGGCGAGGGCAAGGTCGAGGAGCTGACCGACGACCGGCTCGACGTCGTCATCCACCGGGCCGTCGGCGACACCACGGACGAGGTACGGCACGTCACGCTCACCGGGCTCGGGGAGCGCTGGGCGACGACCGATCTGAGCGTGCTCGCGGCTTGA
- the tsaB gene encoding tRNA (adenosine(37)-N6)-threonylcarbamoyltransferase complex dimerization subunit type 1 TsaB, whose translation MLLLALDTATPAVTVALHDGTSVIASSSQVDARRHGELLLPAVDRVLAEAGLKLDAVTGIVVGVGPGPYTGLRVGLMTADTFGLVLGVPVHGLCTLDGLAYAADGTGVEGPFVVATDARRKEVYWALYDDPRTRASEPAVDRPADIAGRVAALPAVGAGALLYPDTFPDARAPEHVSAGALASLAAEKLAAGEELEAPRPLYLRRPDAQVPKNYKVVTPK comes from the coding sequence GTGCTCTTGCTCGCTCTGGATACCGCCACCCCCGCCGTGACCGTCGCCCTGCACGACGGCACGTCCGTCATCGCCTCGTCGAGCCAGGTGGACGCGCGCCGGCACGGAGAGCTGCTGCTGCCGGCCGTCGACCGGGTGCTCGCCGAGGCAGGCCTCAAGCTGGACGCCGTCACCGGCATCGTCGTGGGCGTAGGCCCCGGCCCGTACACGGGGCTGCGCGTCGGCCTCATGACCGCCGACACCTTCGGCCTCGTGCTCGGCGTGCCCGTGCACGGCCTGTGCACCCTCGACGGGCTCGCGTACGCCGCCGACGGCACCGGCGTCGAGGGCCCGTTCGTCGTCGCGACGGACGCCCGGCGCAAGGAGGTGTACTGGGCGCTGTACGACGACCCCCGTACGCGTGCCTCCGAGCCCGCCGTCGACCGGCCCGCCGACATCGCCGGGAGGGTCGCCGCTCTGCCCGCCGTGGGTGCGGGTGCGCTGCTCTATCCCGACACCTTCCCGGACGCCCGTGCTCCCGAGCATGTCTCGGCGGGCGCGCTCGCGTCCCTGGCGGCGGAGAAACTCGCCGCGGGCGAGGAGCTCGAGGCGCCCCGGCCGCTCTACCTGCGCCGCCCGGACGCCCAGGTGCCCAAGAACTACAAGGTGGTCACCCCGAAGTGA
- the rimI gene encoding ribosomal protein S18-alanine N-acetyltransferase, whose product MRWWDIDPVLELEKDLFPEDAWSRGMFWSELAHARGPGATRRYVVATESGRLVGYAGLAASGDLGDVQTIAVRRDQWGTGLGARLLTELLRAATAFECAEVMLECRVDNVRAQKLYERFGFEPIGFRRGYYQPGNVDALVMRMRTASDSGSAPGSPSVNGAQGTESNG is encoded by the coding sequence ATGCGCTGGTGGGACATCGATCCCGTACTGGAGCTGGAGAAGGACCTCTTCCCCGAGGACGCCTGGTCACGGGGGATGTTCTGGTCCGAGCTGGCCCACGCCCGCGGGCCCGGGGCGACGCGCCGGTATGTGGTGGCGACCGAGAGCGGCCGACTCGTCGGATACGCCGGGCTCGCCGCCTCCGGCGACCTGGGCGACGTGCAGACCATCGCCGTACGACGTGATCAGTGGGGCACCGGCCTCGGCGCCCGGCTGCTGACCGAGCTGCTGCGGGCCGCGACCGCGTTCGAGTGCGCCGAGGTCATGCTCGAGTGCCGCGTGGACAACGTCCGCGCGCAGAAGCTGTACGAGCGCTTCGGCTTCGAGCCCATCGGCTTCCGTCGCGGCTACTACCAGCCGGGCAACGTCGACGCCCTGGTCATGCGGATGCGCACCGCGTCCGACAGCGGCTCCGCCCCGGGTTCACCCTCAGTAAACGGCGCACAAGGAACAGAGAGCAATGGCTGA
- the tsaD gene encoding tRNA (adenosine(37)-N6)-threonylcarbamoyltransferase complex transferase subunit TsaD yields the protein MADEPLVLGIETSCDETGVGIVRGNTLLADAVASSVDEHARFGGVVPEVASRAHLEAMVPTIERALKNAGVSARDLDGIAVTAGPGLAGALLVGVSAAKAYAYALGKPLYGVNHLASHICVDQLEHGPLPEPTMALLVSGGHSSLLLSTDITSDVRPMGATIDDAAGEAFDKIARVLNLGFPGGPVIDRYAKEGDPSAIAFPRGLTGPRDPAYDFSFSGLKTSVARWIEAKRAAGEEVPVRDVSASFQEAVVDVLTRKAVRACKDQGVDHLMIGGGVAANSRLRALAQERCEAAGIRLRVPRPKLCTDNGAMVAALGAEMVSRNRAASDWDLSADSSLPVTDPHVPGRSHEHGHDHDHGPGHAHDHVHEVSKENLYS from the coding sequence ATGGCTGACGAACCGCTGGTCCTGGGTATCGAGACCTCCTGCGACGAGACCGGGGTCGGCATCGTCCGCGGCAACACGCTGCTCGCGGACGCCGTCGCGTCCAGCGTCGACGAGCACGCCCGCTTCGGCGGCGTCGTGCCCGAGGTCGCCTCCCGCGCCCACCTGGAGGCGATGGTGCCGACCATCGAGCGGGCGCTCAAGAACGCGGGGGTGAGCGCCAGGGACCTGGACGGCATCGCCGTCACCGCGGGGCCCGGGCTGGCCGGCGCGCTGCTCGTCGGGGTCTCGGCGGCGAAGGCGTACGCCTACGCGCTGGGCAAGCCCCTGTACGGCGTCAACCACCTCGCCTCCCACATCTGCGTGGACCAGCTGGAACACGGCCCGCTGCCGGAGCCCACGATGGCCCTGCTCGTGTCGGGCGGCCACTCGTCCCTGCTGCTCTCGACCGACATCACCTCTGACGTACGGCCCATGGGCGCGACCATCGACGACGCCGCGGGCGAGGCCTTCGACAAGATCGCGCGCGTGCTCAACCTCGGCTTCCCCGGCGGTCCGGTCATCGACCGGTACGCGAAGGAGGGCGACCCCTCCGCGATCGCCTTCCCGCGCGGGCTCACCGGGCCGCGCGACCCGGCGTACGACTTCTCCTTCTCCGGCCTGAAGACGTCCGTGGCCCGCTGGATCGAGGCCAAGCGGGCGGCGGGCGAGGAGGTGCCGGTGCGTGACGTGTCGGCCTCCTTCCAGGAGGCGGTCGTCGACGTGCTGACCCGCAAGGCCGTACGGGCCTGCAAGGACCAGGGCGTCGACCACCTCATGATCGGTGGCGGCGTGGCGGCGAACTCACGGCTGCGGGCGCTCGCGCAGGAGCGCTGCGAGGCCGCGGGGATCCGGCTGCGGGTGCCGCGGCCGAAGCTGTGCACGGACAACGGGGCGATGGTGGCCGCGCTGGGCGCGGAGATGGTCTCCCGCAACCGGGCTGCCTCCGACTGGGACCTGTCGGCCGACTCCTCACTGCCGGTGACGGACCCGCATGTGCCCGGCCGTTCACATGAGCACGGCCACGACCACGACCACGGCCCTGGACACGCTCATGATCACGTGCACGAGGTCTCCAAGGAGAACCTGTACTCGTGA
- a CDS encoding LacI family DNA-binding transcriptional regulator codes for MARESIKNKVTITEIARQAGVSVPTVSRVVNGRSDVSPETRARIEDLLRRHGYQRKSSAPGDRAALIDLVFNDLDSPWAVEIIRGVEEVAHASGVGTVVSAIHGASGSARQWMTNLRARASDGVILVTSVLEPRLHEELRRLGVPLVVIDPAGSPTLDVPTVGAANWAGGMAATEHLLGLGHRRIGFVAGPVRLLCSRARLDGYRAALDGAGVAVDDALIVPGDFYHQAGFDGCNTLLDLEEPPTAVFAASDQMALGAIEALRRRGLRVPEDMSVVGFDDLPEVRWSAPPLTTVRQPLADMGKLATRTVLRLALGEDPVSPRVELATELVVRASTARRG; via the coding sequence GTGGCCCGGGAGAGCATCAAGAACAAGGTGACGATCACCGAGATCGCCCGGCAGGCCGGCGTCTCGGTGCCCACCGTGTCGCGTGTCGTCAACGGCCGCTCCGACGTGTCGCCGGAGACCCGGGCCCGCATCGAGGACCTGCTGCGGCGCCACGGCTACCAGCGCAAGTCGTCCGCGCCCGGTGACCGGGCGGCCCTGATCGACCTGGTCTTCAACGACCTCGACAGCCCCTGGGCCGTGGAGATCATCCGTGGCGTCGAGGAGGTCGCGCACGCCTCCGGGGTGGGCACGGTCGTCTCCGCCATCCACGGTGCGTCGGGCTCGGCCCGGCAGTGGATGACCAATCTGCGCGCCCGCGCCTCGGACGGCGTGATCCTCGTGACCTCGGTCCTCGAACCGCGGCTGCACGAGGAATTGCGGCGGCTGGGGGTGCCGCTGGTCGTGATCGATCCGGCGGGGTCCCCGACCCTCGACGTGCCGACCGTCGGCGCCGCCAACTGGGCGGGCGGGATGGCGGCGACGGAGCATCTGCTCGGGCTCGGGCACCGGCGGATCGGCTTCGTCGCCGGGCCCGTGCGGTTGCTGTGCTCGCGGGCGCGGCTCGACGGGTACCGGGCGGCGCTGGACGGCGCGGGGGTCGCGGTCGACGACGCACTGATCGTGCCGGGGGACTTCTACCATCAGGCCGGCTTCGACGGCTGCAACACGCTGCTCGACCTGGAGGAACCGCCGACCGCCGTGTTCGCGGCGAGTGACCAGATGGCGCTCGGGGCGATCGAGGCGTTGCGGCGGCGGGGGTTGCGGGTGCCCGAGGACATGAGTGTCGTCGGGTTCGACGACCTGCCGGAGGTCCGGTGGTCGGCGCCGCCGCTCACGACGGTGCGGCAGCCGCTCGCGGACATGGGGAAGCTGGCCACGCGCACGGTGCTGCGGCTGGCGCTGGGCGAGGATCCGGTCTCTCCTCGGGTTGAGTTGGCGACTGAGTTGGTCGTGCGGGCGAGTACGGCGCGACGGGGTTGA
- a CDS encoding extracellular solute-binding protein — MRALANTYTSFSRRRFLAASAATGLGAAALSACGSSDGGSSSGKTTIEWWNITTTQPAKKLWAQRAKDFEAAHPDVKVKVVTLENEAYKSKMTALTTSGKLPDVFHTWGGGVLKQQIDAGLVEDLSDKTASWTKDYVPASLAAYQFDKKTYAVPFDIGMVGFWYNKALFKKAKIDTPPTTWSGYLDAIRALKSAGITPIALAGKEKWPGMYYWAYLSMRVAGLEAMQKAATDADFTGEGFVTAGQHLKDLVALEPFQKGFLGGAYSDPNGEAALMGNGKAAMELMGQWAPTVEKDSGKGIGDDLGFFSFPSVEGGKGALTEVFGGGGGHAVRKGAPDAAVEFLKFFAEKEFAETLVKETGLIPVSKDARPALTDPNLTAVSDALNNATGFQLYLDQAYAPAVGQEINDSVAALIAGSKSPEQVTRSVTQVAKSEKS; from the coding sequence ATGCGAGCGTTGGCCAACACCTACACCTCTTTCTCCCGCCGGAGGTTCCTGGCGGCGTCCGCGGCGACCGGACTGGGCGCGGCCGCCCTGAGTGCGTGCGGTTCCTCCGACGGCGGGAGCAGTTCGGGCAAGACCACGATCGAGTGGTGGAACATCACCACCACCCAGCCCGCGAAGAAGCTGTGGGCCCAGCGCGCCAAGGACTTCGAGGCCGCGCACCCGGACGTGAAGGTCAAGGTCGTCACGCTGGAGAACGAGGCGTACAAGTCGAAGATGACCGCGCTGACCACCTCCGGGAAGCTTCCGGACGTCTTCCACACCTGGGGCGGCGGGGTCCTCAAGCAGCAGATCGACGCGGGTCTGGTCGAGGACCTGTCCGACAAGACCGCTTCCTGGACGAAGGACTATGTGCCCGCCTCGCTGGCGGCCTACCAGTTCGACAAGAAGACGTACGCGGTCCCGTTCGACATCGGCATGGTCGGCTTCTGGTACAACAAGGCGCTCTTCAAGAAGGCCAAGATCGACACCCCGCCCACCACCTGGTCCGGCTACCTCGACGCCATCAGGGCACTCAAGAGCGCCGGGATCACGCCCATCGCGCTGGCCGGCAAGGAGAAGTGGCCCGGCATGTACTACTGGGCGTATCTGTCGATGCGCGTCGCCGGGCTGGAGGCGATGCAGAAGGCGGCCACCGACGCCGACTTCACCGGCGAGGGGTTCGTCACGGCCGGCCAGCACCTCAAGGACCTCGTCGCGCTCGAACCCTTCCAGAAGGGTTTCCTCGGCGGGGCCTACTCCGACCCCAACGGTGAGGCGGCCCTGATGGGCAACGGCAAGGCGGCCATGGAACTGATGGGCCAGTGGGCGCCGACCGTCGAGAAGGACTCGGGCAAGGGCATCGGCGACGACCTGGGCTTCTTCTCCTTTCCCTCCGTGGAGGGCGGAAAGGGCGCGCTCACCGAGGTGTTCGGCGGGGGCGGCGGCCACGCGGTGCGCAAGGGGGCGCCGGACGCGGCGGTGGAGTTCCTGAAGTTCTTCGCGGAGAAGGAGTTCGCCGAGACCCTCGTCAAGGAGACCGGCCTGATACCGGTGTCCAAGGACGCGCGCCCCGCGCTGACCGACCCCAACCTCACCGCCGTGTCGGACGCCCTGAACAACGCCACCGGCTTCCAGCTCTACCTCGACCAGGCGTACGCCCCCGCCGTCGGCCAGGAGATCAACGACAGCGTCGCCGCGCTCATCGCCGGCTCCAAGTCGCCCGAGCAGGTCACGCGTTCGGTGACCCAGGTCGCCAAGAGCGAGAAGAGCTAG
- a CDS encoding carbohydrate ABC transporter permease, with amino-acid sequence MTHSTSTSTASTYGPDLGKSTGATAVSPGGGPRRPALRRVRDWFAAFVFTIPALALFGMLVLLPMGYAFYVSFFNWGGFGSPTDSVGFDNYTRLFQDPVFLGDLWRGVLLVAFSLVLQLPFALAMAVLLNQRLRGRAVYRMLFFAPYILSEVITGVLFSMIFAPGDGLADKVLGAVGLDGLGGLWFAGQNTVLPTLFLVMTWKYFGFHMMLYLAGLQGIPAELHEAARIDGAGNWQRFRHVTLPLLAPTLRISVFLSVIGAIQLFDLVWVISAGGPDHHSETMVVSMFQYGFKRYQMGYASAISVAMFLISLVFALAYQRFVLRRDTEGAITTMRAGR; translated from the coding sequence ATGACGCACTCGACCTCGACCTCGACCGCGTCGACGTATGGGCCCGATCTCGGCAAGTCGACCGGCGCGACGGCCGTTTCACCGGGCGGGGGTCCCCGCCGTCCCGCCCTGCGGCGCGTGCGCGACTGGTTCGCGGCCTTCGTCTTCACCATCCCGGCGCTCGCCCTGTTCGGGATGCTCGTCCTCCTGCCGATGGGCTACGCCTTCTACGTCAGCTTCTTCAACTGGGGCGGGTTCGGATCGCCCACCGACTCCGTGGGGTTCGACAACTACACCCGGCTCTTCCAGGACCCGGTGTTCCTCGGGGACCTGTGGCGCGGCGTCCTGCTCGTCGCCTTCTCCCTCGTCCTCCAGCTGCCGTTCGCGCTCGCCATGGCCGTGCTGCTCAACCAGAGACTGCGCGGCCGGGCCGTCTACCGGATGCTGTTCTTCGCGCCGTACATCCTGTCCGAGGTCATCACCGGCGTGCTGTTCAGCATGATCTTCGCGCCGGGCGACGGACTCGCCGACAAGGTCCTCGGCGCGGTCGGTCTCGACGGCCTGGGCGGGCTCTGGTTCGCGGGCCAGAACACCGTCCTGCCCACCCTCTTCCTGGTCATGACCTGGAAGTACTTCGGCTTCCACATGATGCTCTACCTGGCAGGCCTCCAGGGCATCCCGGCGGAGCTGCACGAGGCGGCACGCATCGACGGCGCCGGCAACTGGCAGCGCTTCCGCCACGTCACGCTCCCGCTGCTCGCGCCGACCCTGCGGATCAGCGTGTTCCTGTCCGTGATCGGCGCCATCCAGCTCTTCGACCTGGTGTGGGTGATCTCCGCGGGCGGCCCCGACCACCACTCCGAAACCATGGTCGTCAGCATGTTCCAGTACGGCTTCAAGCGCTACCAGATGGGCTACGCCAGCGCGATCAGCGTGGCGATGTTCCTGATCAGCCTCGTCTTCGCCCTCGCCTACCAGCGTTTCGTGCTGCGCCGCGACACAGAAGGAGCCATCACCACCATGCGAGCAGGCCGATGA
- a CDS encoding carbohydrate ABC transporter permease has translation MVTPLLYALISGFKSTDQLSSNTFGLPHPWVTSNYTSLLGSGPFWRSVGSSTLIAVATALLTVGASALAAYALARFAFRGREVLFTVFTMGLMFPFAVAILPLFILLRTFGLLDNPWGVILPQAAFGLPMTIVILRGFFREIPGELEEAATLDGCSSFGFFWRILLPLARPALGTVSVLAIVGSWNNFLLPLLVFSEPTWWTVPVGIQQFQGQYAADVARIFAYLVLAMAPALAFYAVAERQLIGGITLGATKG, from the coding sequence ATGGTGACCCCACTGCTGTACGCCCTCATCTCCGGCTTCAAGTCCACCGACCAGCTCTCCAGCAACACCTTCGGCCTTCCCCACCCCTGGGTGACCTCGAACTACACCTCGCTGCTCGGCTCGGGACCGTTCTGGCGGTCCGTCGGCAGCAGCACCCTCATCGCGGTCGCCACCGCCCTGCTGACCGTGGGGGCGTCGGCGCTCGCCGCCTACGCGCTCGCCCGGTTCGCCTTCCGGGGCAGGGAAGTGCTCTTCACCGTCTTCACGATGGGGCTGATGTTCCCCTTCGCGGTGGCGATCCTGCCGCTGTTCATCCTGCTGCGCACCTTCGGGCTGCTGGACAACCCGTGGGGCGTGATCCTGCCCCAGGCCGCCTTCGGCCTGCCCATGACGATCGTCATCCTGCGCGGCTTCTTCCGGGAGATCCCCGGCGAACTGGAGGAGGCGGCCACCCTCGACGGCTGCTCCTCGTTCGGCTTCTTCTGGCGCATCCTGCTGCCGCTGGCCCGCCCGGCGCTCGGCACCGTCTCCGTCCTCGCCATCGTGGGCAGCTGGAACAACTTCCTGCTCCCCCTGCTCGTCTTCAGCGAACCCACCTGGTGGACCGTCCCCGTCGGCATCCAGCAGTTCCAGGGCCAGTACGCCGCCGACGTGGCCCGCATCTTCGCGTACCTGGTCCTCGCCATGGCGCCCGCCCTGGCCTTCTACGCGGTCGCCGAACGACAGCTGATCGGCGGCATCACGCTTGGCGCGACCAAGGGCTGA